In Micromonospora sp. WMMD980, the following are encoded in one genomic region:
- a CDS encoding peptidylprolyl isomerase: MAEAVYATLHTNAGPIRLELFENHAPKTVRNFVELAEGNREYIDPRTGQPGSGPYYDGTISHRVISGFMVQMGDPTGTGRGGPGYKFADEFHPELRFDRPYLLAMANAGPGTNGSQFFITVSPTPHLNNRHTIFGQVADEESVKVVDSIANTPTGPSDRPLQDVVIERVEIERQQS, from the coding sequence GTGGCCGAGGCTGTCTACGCCACCTTGCACACCAACGCCGGCCCGATCCGGCTGGAGCTCTTCGAAAACCACGCGCCGAAGACCGTCCGGAACTTCGTGGAGCTGGCCGAGGGCAACCGGGAGTACATCGACCCGCGTACCGGTCAGCCGGGCAGCGGGCCGTACTACGACGGCACCATCTCGCACCGTGTGATCAGCGGTTTCATGGTTCAGATGGGCGACCCGACCGGCACCGGGCGCGGTGGCCCGGGCTACAAGTTCGCCGACGAGTTCCACCCCGAGCTGCGCTTCGACCGGCCGTACCTGCTCGCCATGGCGAACGCCGGGCCGGGCACGAACGGCTCGCAGTTCTTCATCACCGTGTCGCCGACGCCACACCTGAACAACCGGCACACCATCTTCGGCCAGGTGGCCGACGAGGAGTCGGTGAAGGTGGTCGACTCGATCGCGAACACCCCCACCGGGCCGAGCGACCGTCCGCTGCAGGACGTGGTGATCGAGCGGGTCGAGATCGAGCGGCAGCAGTCCTGA
- a CDS encoding rhomboid family intramembrane serine protease, producing MTERSGQAGDATEGPVPTTPVCYRHPDRETYLRCTRCDRPICPECMRDASVGHQCPECVAEGRRSVRPARTAFGGGAAGREGYVTKALIGLNVVMMVLSVISARSGSAVAGGGLGGLMGQSTPLTNWGGVIGLAILPDQTLGGVADGQWYRLVTAMFLHFGVLHLLLNMWALWVLGRTLEAVLGPLRFLALYLIAGLGGNVAAYVFTAPNRSTAGASTAIFGLFAAIFVIMRRLGRDTSAIVPILVINLIFTFTVPSISVAGHLGGLVVGAVMALILAYAPRSRRTAFQVAGGALVLVALIGMTLVRTAALTG from the coding sequence ATGACTGAGCGCTCCGGGCAGGCAGGCGACGCGACCGAGGGGCCGGTGCCGACCACTCCGGTCTGCTACCGGCACCCCGATCGGGAGACCTATCTCCGGTGCACCCGCTGTGACCGGCCGATCTGCCCCGAGTGCATGCGCGACGCCTCCGTCGGCCACCAGTGCCCGGAGTGCGTCGCCGAGGGACGCCGCAGCGTGCGGCCGGCGCGCACCGCCTTCGGTGGCGGTGCCGCCGGCCGCGAGGGCTATGTGACGAAGGCCCTGATCGGCTTGAACGTGGTGATGATGGTGCTCTCCGTCATCTCGGCCCGGAGCGGGTCAGCGGTCGCCGGCGGCGGTCTCGGCGGCCTGATGGGTCAGTCGACCCCGCTGACCAACTGGGGCGGCGTGATCGGCCTGGCGATCCTGCCCGACCAGACCCTGGGCGGGGTGGCCGACGGCCAGTGGTACCGGTTGGTCACCGCGATGTTCCTGCACTTCGGCGTGCTGCACCTGTTGTTGAACATGTGGGCGCTCTGGGTGCTCGGCCGGACGCTGGAGGCGGTGCTCGGGCCGCTGCGGTTCCTCGCGCTCTATCTGATCGCCGGGCTCGGCGGCAACGTCGCGGCCTACGTCTTCACCGCGCCGAACCGGTCCACCGCAGGGGCGTCGACGGCCATCTTCGGCCTGTTCGCCGCGATCTTCGTGATCATGCGTCGGTTGGGCCGGGACACCTCGGCGATCGTGCCGATCCTGGTGATCAACCTGATCTTCACGTTCACCGTGCCGAGCATCTCGGTGGCCGGGCACCTCGGCGGGCTGGTGGTCGGCGCGGTGATGGCGCTGATCCTGGCGTACGCGCCGCGATCCCGGCGGACCGCGTTCCAGGTGGCCGGCGGCGCGCTCGTGCTGGTCGCGCTGATCGGCATGACGCTGGTCCGCACCGCCGCGCTGACCGGCTGA
- a CDS encoding PH domain-containing protein: protein MDPQPSPARQWRVPRALPLVKALGALAVAALGPLLAAGDPVRPALAGAVAAALLAWAVRDLVAPVRLAVDPEGLTVIRGYAGRRRLPWAAVEAIRLDRRSRRGVTAETLEIDTGESLHLFGRRDLDAPLDEVAAALTAARSAAR from the coding sequence ATGGATCCACAGCCGTCACCGGCCCGGCAGTGGCGGGTGCCGCGGGCGCTGCCGCTGGTCAAGGCACTCGGCGCGCTCGCCGTGGCCGCCCTGGGCCCGCTCCTGGCCGCCGGCGACCCGGTCCGCCCGGCGCTCGCCGGGGCGGTCGCCGCCGCGCTGCTCGCCTGGGCGGTGCGCGACCTCGTCGCGCCGGTCCGGCTCGCCGTCGACCCGGAAGGGCTCACCGTGATCCGGGGCTACGCCGGCCGGCGCCGACTGCCCTGGGCGGCGGTGGAGGCGATCCGGCTGGACCGGCGCAGCCGCCGCGGCGTCACCGCCGAGACGTTGGAGATCGACACGGGCGAGTCGCTGCACCTGTTCGGCCGCCGCGACCTGGACGCGCCGCTGGACGAGGTGGCCGCCGCGCTCACCGCCGCCCGCTCCGCCGCGCGCTGA
- a CDS encoding acetyl-CoA C-acyltransferase: protein MSDAVIVGAVRTPVGRRKGSLSGVHPVDLSAHVLRALAERTGIDPGQVDDVVWGCVSQVGEQSWNVARNAVLAAGWPESVPGTTLDRQCGSSQQALHFAAATVLSGQADLVVAGGVESMTRVPMGSSVVGGMPFSAAILERYRGVEGVAEDSPLPFNQGVGAELIAERWRFSRAQLDEFALASHEKAAAAQDAGAFDPELAPVVLADGGKFAADEGVRRDTSLAKLGELATPFRADGVVTAGSASQISDGAAALAVTTAEWASRHGLRPLARVHTAVVAADDPVAMLTAPIPATAKALRRAGLGIEEIGVYEVNEAFAPVPLAWLAETEADPERLNPRGGAIALGHPLGGSGARIMTTMLQHMRDNGIRYGLQTMCEGGGMANATIVELL, encoded by the coding sequence ATGAGTGACGCGGTCATCGTCGGTGCGGTACGGACCCCGGTCGGGCGGCGCAAGGGCAGCCTCTCCGGCGTGCACCCGGTCGATCTGTCGGCGCACGTGCTGCGGGCCCTGGCCGAGCGCACCGGCATCGACCCCGGCCAGGTCGACGACGTGGTGTGGGGTTGCGTGTCGCAGGTCGGCGAGCAGTCCTGGAACGTGGCCCGCAACGCCGTGCTGGCCGCCGGCTGGCCCGAGTCGGTTCCCGGCACCACCCTCGACCGGCAGTGCGGGTCGAGCCAGCAGGCGCTGCACTTCGCCGCCGCGACGGTCCTCTCCGGGCAGGCCGATCTGGTCGTCGCCGGCGGCGTCGAATCGATGACCCGGGTGCCGATGGGCTCCAGCGTGGTCGGCGGGATGCCGTTCAGCGCGGCGATCCTGGAGCGTTACCGCGGGGTCGAGGGCGTCGCCGAGGACTCGCCGCTGCCGTTCAACCAGGGCGTCGGCGCGGAGCTGATCGCCGAGCGCTGGCGCTTCTCGCGCGCCCAGCTCGACGAGTTCGCGCTGGCCAGCCACGAGAAGGCGGCCGCCGCGCAGGACGCCGGCGCGTTCGACCCCGAACTGGCCCCGGTGGTGCTCGCCGACGGCGGCAAGTTCGCCGCCGACGAGGGCGTCCGCCGGGACACGTCGCTGGCGAAGCTGGGCGAGCTGGCCACCCCGTTCCGGGCCGACGGCGTGGTCACCGCCGGGTCCGCGTCGCAGATCTCCGACGGCGCCGCCGCGCTGGCGGTGACCACCGCCGAATGGGCCAGCCGGCACGGCCTGCGCCCGCTGGCGCGGGTACACACCGCGGTGGTCGCCGCCGACGACCCGGTCGCCATGCTCACCGCGCCCATCCCGGCCACCGCGAAGGCGCTGCGCCGCGCGGGGCTGGGCATCGAGGAGATCGGGGTGTACGAGGTGAACGAGGCGTTCGCCCCGGTGCCGCTGGCCTGGCTGGCCGAGACCGAGGCGGACCCGGAGCGGCTCAACCCGCGCGGCGGCGCGATCGCGCTCGGCCACCCGCTCGGCGGGTCCGGCGCGCGGATCATGACGACGATGCTCCAGCACATGCGGGACAACGGCATCCGCTACGGCCTCCAGACCATGTGCGAGGGCGGCGGCATGGCCAACGCGACGATCGTCGAGCTGCTCTGA
- a CDS encoding response regulator transcription factor, translating into MTADATQRGLVLVVEDEPAIADLVRLYLTRDGFGVHLERDGTAGLAAARRLRPVACVLDIALPGLAGTEICRRLRAADDWTPVIFLTARDDEVDRVVGLELGADDYVTKPFSPRELVARVRAVLRRSAGTPVEQPRVLGAVTLDPVRRAVTAGGVPVQLTSTEFDLLAHLMARPGRVFTREELLAAVWGYTAHGGTRTVDVHVAQVRAKLGPAGVIRTHRGVGYAADA; encoded by the coding sequence GTGACCGCCGATGCCACGCAACGCGGGCTCGTCCTCGTGGTCGAGGACGAACCGGCCATCGCCGACCTGGTCCGGCTCTATCTGACCCGGGACGGTTTCGGCGTACACCTGGAACGGGACGGCACGGCCGGGCTGGCCGCGGCGCGGCGCCTGCGCCCGGTGGCCTGCGTGCTCGACATCGCGCTGCCGGGCCTCGCCGGCACCGAGATCTGCCGGCGGCTGCGCGCGGCGGACGACTGGACGCCCGTCATCTTCCTCACCGCGCGCGACGACGAGGTGGACCGCGTGGTCGGCCTGGAGTTGGGCGCCGACGACTACGTCACCAAACCGTTCAGCCCGCGTGAGCTGGTCGCCCGGGTGCGGGCGGTGCTGCGCCGCAGCGCCGGTACGCCCGTCGAGCAGCCACGGGTGCTCGGCGCGGTCACCCTGGACCCGGTCCGGCGGGCGGTGACCGCCGGCGGGGTCCCGGTGCAGCTCACCTCCACCGAGTTCGACCTGCTCGCCCACCTGATGGCCCGCCCCGGCCGGGTGTTCACCCGGGAAGAGCTGCTGGCCGCCGTCTGGGGCTACACGGCGCACGGCGGGACCCGGACCGTCGACGTGCACGTGGCGCAGGTCCGGGCCAAGCTCGGCCCGGCCGGTGTGATCCGCACCCACCGTGGCGTCGGGTACGCGGCCGATGCCTGA
- a CDS encoding HAMP domain-containing sensor histidine kinase, with translation MPDQPTMALPIVGPGASPARRRPGRTLTARAVLVTCAVALVSVLVTALVAVPLAVRGAERRDQEALAAQARLAADVLRVRPARQRDNAGDRLIRQLRQQQIDVYVVRGGQVDRRGLPAPLVARVAAGGNVSGRRLVDGQRRLVEARALPGGDGVVLTREVTAGPWRQVLRGLWLPLLAGLAAGAAAGLLLARRLARPIRVAADAAARLRAGDRAVRVPVEPPDEVADLAYALNGLAAALATSEGRQREFLLSVSHELRTPLTAIRGYAEALADGVLDADAVPATGRTVLAEAEHLDRLVSDLLALARLEAADFPLEPGPVDLTRLAADAERTWSDRCAAVGVPFRVEVPGVPVPAYTDPGRIRQVVDGLLENALRVVPPGAPVVLAVRPAGAGPAAGGVVEVRDGGPGFTDDDLAVAFERGALHQRYRGVRKVGSGLGLALAAGLVRRLGGDIVAGHAPEGGAAFTVRLPGDPYLARTSA, from the coding sequence ATGCCTGACCAGCCCACGATGGCGCTGCCGATCGTCGGCCCCGGCGCGTCGCCCGCCCGTCGCCGGCCCGGCCGCACCCTGACCGCCCGCGCGGTGCTCGTCACCTGCGCGGTGGCGCTGGTGTCGGTGCTGGTCACCGCGTTGGTCGCGGTGCCGCTGGCGGTACGCGGCGCGGAACGGCGGGACCAGGAAGCGCTGGCCGCCCAGGCCCGGCTCGCCGCCGACGTGCTGCGGGTCCGGCCGGCACGCCAGCGCGACAACGCCGGGGACCGGCTCATCCGGCAGCTCCGCCAGCAACAGATCGACGTGTACGTGGTCCGGGGCGGCCAGGTCGACAGGCGCGGGCTGCCCGCGCCGCTCGTCGCCCGGGTCGCCGCCGGCGGGAACGTCTCCGGCCGGCGCCTCGTCGACGGGCAACGCCGGCTGGTCGAGGCGCGGGCGCTGCCCGGCGGCGACGGGGTGGTGCTCACCCGGGAGGTCACCGCCGGACCGTGGCGGCAGGTGCTGCGCGGGCTGTGGCTGCCGCTGCTGGCCGGCCTCGCCGCCGGAGCGGCCGCCGGGCTGCTGCTCGCCCGCCGGCTGGCCCGGCCGATCCGGGTCGCGGCGGACGCCGCCGCCCGGCTGCGCGCCGGCGACCGGGCGGTCCGGGTGCCGGTCGAGCCGCCCGACGAGGTCGCCGACCTGGCGTACGCGCTCAACGGGCTGGCCGCCGCGCTGGCCACCAGCGAGGGCCGGCAGCGCGAGTTCCTGCTCTCGGTCTCGCACGAACTGCGTACCCCGCTCACCGCCATCCGCGGCTACGCCGAGGCGCTCGCCGACGGCGTGCTCGACGCGGACGCGGTCCCGGCGACCGGCCGGACCGTGCTCGCCGAGGCGGAACACCTGGACCGGCTGGTCAGCGACCTGCTGGCGCTGGCTCGCCTAGAGGCCGCCGACTTCCCGCTGGAGCCGGGGCCGGTGGACCTGACCCGGCTCGCCGCCGATGCCGAGCGCACCTGGTCGGACCGGTGCGCGGCGGTCGGGGTGCCGTTCCGGGTCGAGGTGCCCGGCGTGCCGGTGCCGGCGTACACCGATCCGGGGCGCATCCGACAGGTGGTGGACGGGCTGCTGGAGAACGCGCTGCGGGTCGTACCCCCGGGGGCGCCGGTGGTGCTCGCGGTCCGGCCGGCCGGCGCGGGCCCGGCCGCCGGCGGGGTGGTGGAGGTCCGCGACGGCGGTCCCGGCTTCACCGACGACGACCTGGCGGTGGCGTTCGAGCGGGGCGCGCTGCACCAGCGGTACCGGGGGGTGCGCAAGGTGGGCAGTGGGCTGGGGCTGGCGCTCGCCGCCGGCCTGGTCCGCCGGCTGGGCGGGGACATCGTCGCCGGGCACGCCCCGGAGGGCGGCGCGGCGTTCACCGTCCGGCTGCCCGGAGACCCTTACCTGGCTCGAACATCGGCCTGA
- a CDS encoding glycosyltransferase family 2 protein, whose amino-acid sequence MKLSILMPVYNEEDRVADALKQALAVDYPCEIELVVVDDGSRDGTGEVLGRVDDARLRVITHQRNAGKGAAIKTAVDNAEGEYMVILDADLEYDPQDIPRLLEPVLDGRATVVYGNRTFGSHSSYSFWYVVGNKGVTLAANVLYNSYIGDLETCFKLMPLELYRSLQVRSRGFGMEAEVTGKLLRRRIRPYEVPISYRARGREEGKKITWKDGVEAIWILARERTRRRPVGVAAR is encoded by the coding sequence GTGAAGCTCTCGATCCTCATGCCGGTCTATAACGAGGAAGATCGTGTCGCGGACGCGCTCAAGCAGGCGCTGGCGGTCGACTACCCGTGCGAGATCGAGCTGGTCGTGGTGGACGACGGGAGCCGGGACGGCACCGGTGAGGTGCTCGGCCGGGTCGACGACGCCCGCCTGCGGGTGATCACCCACCAGCGCAACGCCGGCAAGGGCGCGGCCATCAAGACCGCCGTCGACAACGCCGAGGGTGAATACATGGTCATCCTCGACGCCGACCTCGAATACGACCCGCAGGACATTCCGCGCCTGCTGGAGCCGGTGCTCGACGGTCGGGCCACGGTGGTCTACGGCAACCGCACCTTCGGCAGCCACAGCTCCTACAGCTTCTGGTATGTGGTGGGCAACAAGGGCGTCACGTTGGCGGCGAACGTGCTCTACAACTCCTACATCGGCGACCTGGAGACCTGCTTCAAGTTGATGCCGCTGGAGCTCTACCGCTCGCTCCAGGTGCGGTCGCGGGGCTTCGGCATGGAGGCCGAGGTCACCGGCAAGCTGCTGCGCCGGCGCATCCGCCCCTACGAGGTGCCGATCAGCTACCGGGCCCGGGGTCGCGAGGAGGGCAAGAAGATCACCTGGAAGGACGGCGTCGAGGCGATCTGGATCCTGGCCCGCGAGCGCACCCGGCGCCGCCCGGTCGGTGTCGCCGCGCGCTGA
- the soxR gene encoding redox-sensitive transcriptional activator SoxR → MHEATLTIGQLADRSGVAPSALRYYERLGLIHAARTGGNQRRYARTELRRVAFVRISQQVGVSLDEIREALDSLPAGRTPTPEDWAALSRAWRDRLDERIRLLGKLRDDLDGCIGCGCLSLHRCTLYNPGDSLAAEGPGARLVLPRD, encoded by the coding sequence ATGCACGAGGCAACCCTCACCATCGGCCAGCTCGCCGACCGCAGCGGCGTGGCGCCCTCCGCGCTGCGCTACTACGAGCGGCTCGGCCTGATCCACGCCGCCCGCACCGGCGGCAACCAGCGCCGCTACGCCCGCACCGAGCTGCGCCGGGTGGCCTTCGTCCGGATCTCCCAGCAGGTCGGCGTGTCCCTCGACGAGATCCGGGAGGCGCTCGACTCGCTGCCCGCCGGACGCACGCCGACCCCCGAGGACTGGGCGGCGCTCTCCCGGGCCTGGCGGGACCGGCTGGACGAGCGGATCCGGCTGCTCGGCAAGCTCCGCGACGACCTGGACGGCTGCATCGGCTGCGGCTGCCTGTCGTTGCACCGCTGCACGCTCTACAACCCCGGCGACTCGCTGGCCGCCGAGGGCCCCGGCGCGCGCCTGGTGCTCCCCCGGGACTGA
- a CDS encoding NAD(P)H-quinone oxidoreductase has product MRAITITEPGGPEALVWAEVPDPEPGPGEVVVEVRASAVNRADLLQRQGHYPPPPGAPAYPGLECSGTVRALGAGVTGWSVGQEVCALLAGGGYAEQVAVPAGQLLPVPAGVDLVDAAALPEVACTVWSNVVDLAGLAEGDTLLVHGGGSGIGTFAVQLGVALGATVVVTARDAKHERLRELGATHTIDYREQDFVEEVRRVTDGRGSDVILDIMGASYLPRNVAALATGGRLVVIGMQGGRKGELDLGMLLAKRASVHATALRSRPVDEKAAITRGVRERVWPLVEAGKVRPVVHARVDMADAADAHRLVETNDHLGKVLLVR; this is encoded by the coding sequence ATGCGCGCGATCACGATCACGGAACCCGGCGGACCCGAGGCACTCGTCTGGGCGGAGGTCCCCGACCCCGAGCCCGGCCCCGGCGAGGTGGTCGTCGAGGTGCGGGCCAGCGCGGTCAACCGGGCCGACCTGCTGCAACGACAGGGCCACTATCCGCCACCGCCGGGCGCGCCGGCGTACCCCGGGTTGGAGTGTTCGGGGACGGTCCGCGCGCTCGGGGCGGGCGTGACCGGGTGGTCGGTGGGCCAGGAGGTCTGCGCGTTGCTGGCCGGCGGCGGCTACGCCGAGCAGGTCGCCGTGCCGGCCGGGCAGTTGCTGCCGGTGCCGGCCGGGGTGGACCTGGTGGACGCCGCCGCGTTGCCGGAGGTGGCCTGCACGGTCTGGTCGAACGTGGTGGACCTGGCCGGGTTGGCGGAGGGGGACACGCTGCTGGTGCACGGCGGCGGCAGCGGCATCGGCACGTTCGCGGTCCAGCTCGGGGTGGCGCTGGGCGCGACGGTGGTGGTCACCGCGCGGGACGCCAAGCACGAGCGGCTGCGCGAGCTGGGCGCCACCCACACGATCGACTACCGGGAGCAGGACTTCGTCGAGGAGGTGCGCCGGGTGACCGACGGCCGGGGCTCGGACGTGATCCTCGACATCATGGGCGCGTCGTACCTGCCCCGGAACGTGGCGGCGCTGGCGACCGGCGGACGGCTCGTGGTGATCGGCATGCAGGGCGGTCGCAAGGGCGAACTCGACCTCGGGATGCTGCTGGCCAAGCGCGCCTCCGTGCACGCCACCGCGCTGCGGTCCCGACCGGTCGACGAGAAGGCGGCGATCACCCGGGGCGTGCGCGAGCGGGTGTGGCCGCTGGTGGAGGCCGGGAAGGTCCGGCCGGTGGTGCACGCACGGGTGGACATGGCGGACGCCGCCGACGCGCACCGGCTGGTGGAGACCAACGACCACCTGGGCAAGGTGCTGCTGGTCCGGTGA
- a CDS encoding YbhB/YbcL family Raf kinase inhibitor-like protein, giving the protein MTLERPIAPDPYELLPTVPAFDLTSDDVHNGEPMDARYAHGSAGGENVSPHLSWSGFPAETKSFVVTCFDPDAPTGSGFWHWVLVDVPASVTELPTGARETDLGGAFSIRNDYADTGYGGAAPPPGDRPHRYVFAVHAVDVERLDVGKEASPAFVGFNLAFHTLARAVIRPTYQVKD; this is encoded by the coding sequence ATGACCCTGGAACGACCGATCGCCCCGGACCCGTACGAGCTGCTGCCGACCGTGCCGGCGTTCGACCTGACCAGCGACGACGTGCACAACGGCGAGCCGATGGACGCCAGGTACGCGCACGGCAGCGCCGGCGGCGAGAACGTGTCGCCGCACCTGTCGTGGTCGGGCTTCCCGGCGGAGACGAAGAGCTTCGTGGTGACCTGCTTCGACCCGGACGCGCCCACCGGCAGCGGCTTCTGGCACTGGGTGCTGGTAGACGTGCCCGCCTCGGTCACCGAGCTGCCCACCGGGGCGCGGGAGACCGACCTCGGTGGCGCGTTCAGCATCCGCAACGACTACGCCGACACCGGCTACGGCGGCGCCGCCCCACCGCCGGGTGACCGCCCGCACCGGTACGTCTTCGCGGTGCACGCGGTCGACGTGGAGCGCCTCGACGTGGGCAAGGAGGCCAGCCCGGCCTTCGTCGGCTTCAACCTTGCGTTCCACACGCTGGCCCGGGCGGTGATCCGCCCGACCTACCAGGTCAAGGACTGA